The following DNA comes from Anaerolineae bacterium.
CGTTCGGTCAAAAAGTAACCCGGATGCTTCCGCTTTCGTCCCCTCCCTGCCTACGGGGGGGGGCCGGGGGTGGGGTCATTCCCCCTGCTCCCCGGCCGCGGGCGCGCTGTCCTCCGCATCGGCTGTCCGCGTCGGGAACTGCCACACCCGCCGGCCGGCGTGCGCGGCCGCCTCGACCGGCGTCATTTCGGGCGGCGCCAGCGGAAGCTTCAGCGCCCAGCGACGCGTCAGGCGGTACCAGAGCCGGCGCCACAGCGGCCGTGCCTGCGTGACGCGCAGGCGCTCGATGACCCGCTCCAAGGGCACCGGCCGGCCCAGCGCCCGCACCAACTCGCGGTGATGGCGCGTCACGATGATGTACAAGTCTCCCTCGAACATGCCCGGGAAATCGCGCAGGAGCTTCTTCTCCCGGATCAACCGCACTGTCGGCATATATACCAGGTCGTACCAGCTCGCCGCGGCGCGAAACACAGAAACCGGCCGGCCGGTGGCATATTCCAGCCAGTAGGCATGGCCGGCGATATGCTCCTCCAGCACCCGGTACCCCGTCGCGTCCGAAAGCTCGATATTCACCTCCGGGCGCGATAGGTCGAGGTCGGTCTGCTCCAGGAACTCCGCGTAGGCCGCCTTGCACGGCACCCGCGCCAGGGGCAGATCCGGCCCCAGCGCCACGCGGCAGGGATACTCCACCACATGGGCTTCGACGGTTGCCGCGTCGAGCGCCCGCAGGACCGAGACCCGGTGGTTGCCGTCATTGACGAAGTAGATATCCCCGATCTTGAACAGCGAAACCGGGTCCGGGCCGTTCTCGACCACGTAGGCATAGACCCGGCACCAGCGCTCGCGCAGGTAGGACTGCCGCGGCAGGAAATTGCGCCAGAAATCGCCGACGCGGTCCACGCTCCCGACAATGGCGTCGAGGGGCACCTCCTGCACCCCGCGCTCTTCCCGGCGGAACAGCCCCAGCGTGCGCACCACGACGTTGAACGGCAGGAGCTCCGCCGGCAGGCCGCGCCATTCCCGCCGCATGGCGTAGCGCTCGCCGCGGCGCAGGGCTTTCATGAACGCGGCCTGGGCCTGGCTCCGCAGAGAAAATCCCACCTCATCCATCGCCGTCGCCCTGCTCCCGCAAGCCGTAGAGTTCGGTCAGCAGTTCATCGCTCAGCGGCGGCGGGCCTCCTCGCTCCCGCTGGGCCTTTCGGACAATGGCATCCAGGAACCAGTGCAGTTTGGCGCCCAGC
Coding sequences within:
- a CDS encoding transcriptional regulator; this encodes MDEVGFSLRSQAQAAFMKALRRGERYAMRREWRGLPAELLPFNVVVRTLGLFRREERGVQEVPLDAIVGSVDRVGDFWRNFLPRQSYLRERWCRVYAYVVENGPDPVSLFKIGDIYFVNDGNHRVSVLRALDAATVEAHVVEYPCRVALGPDLPLARVPCKAAYAEFLEQTDLDLSRPEVNIELSDATGYRVLEEHIAGHAYWLEYATGRPVSVFRAAASWYDLVYMPTVRLIREKKLLRDFPGMFEGDLYIIVTRHHRELVRALGRPVPLERVIERLRVTQARPLWRRLWYRLTRRWALKLPLAPPEMTPVEAAAHAGRRVWQFPTRTADAEDSAPAAGEQGE